Proteins from one Paenibacillus amylolyticus genomic window:
- a CDS encoding aminoglycoside phosphotransferase family protein encodes MNIQDLPIEIKEHIGEVQKITFPKQGHTSTVAILHTFDQKYIIKKTENELYNEWLSDEYQVLQSLYHTGLPVPKAYLFHTEETSRWLLVDYIDGISLREFLSTMPDLESKEKAIFNFGFCLKKIHECFCPVELLSNGSPWLDTMLNKAEYNLTHFTVDGSAERLQQLKDARPEPVVHTFIHGDFTIDNVLVNDCNIVDVIDWAGAAYGDPRYDVALGIRPKLNAFDNERDREIFYKGYGKFRITDEEYNYFEDGIYNFF; translated from the coding sequence ATGAATATTCAGGATCTCCCAATAGAAATAAAAGAACATATAGGGGAAGTCCAGAAAATCACTTTTCCTAAGCAAGGTCATACTTCGACTGTGGCTATTCTACATACGTTCGACCAAAAGTACATCATCAAAAAAACCGAAAACGAACTCTATAATGAATGGTTATCCGATGAATATCAGGTGCTTCAATCCCTCTACCATACGGGACTCCCTGTTCCAAAAGCATATTTATTTCATACGGAGGAGACATCGAGATGGCTTCTGGTGGATTATATTGACGGAATCAGTTTAAGAGAATTTCTCTCTACGATGCCTGACCTTGAAAGTAAAGAAAAAGCGATATTTAACTTTGGGTTTTGTTTAAAGAAAATACATGAATGCTTTTGTCCTGTTGAATTATTGAGCAATGGCAGTCCTTGGTTAGATACGATGCTTAACAAAGCAGAATATAATCTAACTCATTTTACGGTAGACGGATCAGCAGAACGACTTCAACAGTTGAAAGATGCAAGACCAGAACCAGTAGTTCACACTTTCATTCATGGAGATTTTACTATAGATAATGTGTTAGTTAATGATTGTAATATTGTTGATGTTATTGACTGGGCAGGAGCGGCATATGGTGATCCAAGATATGATGTAGCATTAGGCATTAGACCGAAGCTTAACGCGTTTGATAATGAAAGAGATAGAGAAATATTTTATAAGGGTTATGGAAAGTTCAGAATAACGGATGAAGAATACAATTATTTTGAAGATGGGATATATAACTTCTTTTAG
- a CDS encoding NUDIX hydrolase, with protein sequence MSPPKHILSAAAIVINDKNELLLIRGPRRGWEMPGGQVEEGESLSQAAIRETKEESGIDIEIIKFCGIFQNIENSICNTLFLAKPIGGELTTSSESLDSCFFPIEEAILKVEWKNFRERIEYCLEPEMQPFCVEFSDKNNI encoded by the coding sequence ATGAGCCCTCCAAAACATATCTTATCTGCCGCTGCAATCGTGATAAACGACAAAAATGAATTATTACTTATTAGAGGACCGCGAAGAGGATGGGAAATGCCAGGTGGTCAAGTAGAAGAAGGAGAATCTCTTAGTCAGGCTGCAATTAGAGAGACGAAAGAGGAATCTGGCATCGACATTGAAATCATCAAGTTTTGTGGAATATTTCAGAATATCGAAAATTCAATATGTAACACATTATTTCTAGCCAAACCAATTGGAGGAGAATTAACGACATCATCGGAGAGTTTAGACTCTTGTTTCTTCCCGATCGAAGAAGCCATTTTAAAAGTCGAATGGAAAAACTTCAGAGAAAGAATAGAGTATTGCTTAGAACCTGAGATGCAACCTTTTTGTGTTGAATTTAGTGATAAGAATAATATTTAA
- a CDS encoding AAA family ATPase, protein MRKLPLFIVTGASGTGKTTISSLVRKQLPEFDVFDMDIIDNVDWQIAKENWLRIAYSISLSGRGTILCGTMVPENIASSDYIDRFDRILYMNLHCDDVTRETRLRARGWDENLIEDHKNFANWLLQNSETAFNPAMLNLDTTELTVDVVAEHIQEWVLKNWCVE, encoded by the coding sequence ATGAGAAAATTACCGCTATTTATAGTGACAGGCGCAAGTGGAACTGGAAAAACAACGATCTCTTCGCTTGTTCGCAAGCAACTTCCCGAATTTGACGTATTTGATATGGATATCATCGATAACGTGGATTGGCAGATTGCCAAAGAGAATTGGTTGAGGATTGCGTATAGCATATCGCTAAGTGGACGAGGGACCATTTTGTGCGGAACAATGGTGCCGGAAAACATTGCATCGTCCGATTACATAGATCGGTTTGATCGAATCTTATACATGAATTTGCATTGTGACGATGTTACTCGCGAGACGCGTTTAAGAGCTCGGGGGTGGGATGAGAACTTGATTGAAGACCACAAAAATTTTGCCAACTGGTTACTCCAGAATTCGGAAACGGCATTCAATCCAGCCATGCTGAACTTGGATACCACTGAACTGACAGTAGACGTGGTAGCTGAGCACATCCAGGAATGGGTTCTAAAGAACTGGTGTGTTGAATGA
- a CDS encoding C39 family peptidase, whose protein sequence is MFLNVLLWLIILWVISMYFSFPKKDRMNTVNVPSTYVIQSPNQLDIQKNYECAAFSSAFVLRHFGLEANGTKLYKTYPRKLLDGTVYPKAVVVFFRRLGYQAMYLHGNVNTLKKQISQGVPVILFIRVHPKQRYLHFVPVVGYDETHFYLAESLDHKMNCDEEYYNRKISISELNTVWSSWLPFCQKSYIVVHPAQI, encoded by the coding sequence TTGTTTCTCAATGTATTACTTTGGTTGATTATCCTCTGGGTGATCTCTATGTATTTCAGTTTTCCCAAGAAAGATCGCATGAACACTGTTAATGTGCCAAGTACATATGTAATTCAATCTCCCAATCAACTGGATATCCAGAAGAATTATGAGTGCGCTGCATTTTCCAGTGCGTTTGTCTTGAGACATTTCGGTTTGGAGGCTAATGGAACAAAGCTCTATAAGACCTATCCTCGCAAATTACTGGATGGAACCGTTTATCCCAAAGCGGTCGTAGTTTTTTTCAGGAGGCTAGGATATCAGGCAATGTACTTACATGGAAATGTGAATACGTTGAAGAAGCAGATCAGCCAAGGAGTGCCTGTTATTTTATTTATTAGAGTACATCCCAAACAACGTTATTTGCATTTTGTTCCTGTCGTTGGTTATGATGAAACGCATTTTTATTTGGCAGAATCGTTAGATCACAAGATGAATTGTGATGAAGAATATTACAATCGAAAAATCAGCATAAGTGAACTCAACACGGTATGGAGCTCTTGGTTGCCCTTTTGTCAAAAATCATATATCGTCGTACATCCGGCTCAGATTTAA
- a CDS encoding DUF2500 domain-containing protein, which translates to MGIESSWMFDLFGTVFPVVFVLIIGIVLLSMGKEVWRWGRNNSEPLLTVPSRITGRRMKLSQSQSEPGSTARTLYYVTFEVESGDRLEFKVNGEEYGLCAEGDEGRLSFKGTRYVGFERYNRVYSERLRG; encoded by the coding sequence ATGGGCATTGAATCATCCTGGATGTTTGATTTGTTTGGAACCGTCTTTCCGGTTGTATTTGTTCTAATTATAGGTATAGTCCTTCTGTCGATGGGAAAAGAGGTATGGAGGTGGGGACGCAACAACTCGGAGCCGCTGTTGACCGTGCCTTCACGAATCACCGGCAGACGGATGAAGTTGAGCCAGTCGCAATCGGAACCAGGCAGTACAGCACGAACGTTATACTACGTCACCTTTGAAGTAGAGAGTGGAGATCGGCTCGAATTCAAAGTGAATGGCGAGGAGTATGGGTTGTGCGCTGAGGGGGACGAAGGACGACTCTCATTCAAAGGTACGCGTTATGTGGGCTTCGAGCGATATAATCGCGTGTATTCCGAACGCCTACGTGGTTAA
- a CDS encoding cell wall hydrolase codes for MAVIKANSEDVKLLARLLRAEAEGDGEQGMLLVGNVGVNRVLVDCLDFKDIRDINRMVFQNPGGFESTQKGYFYQRARQSEIRLAQRVINGERFWPASNSLWFFRPVGDCPDTWYNQQNTGRFKAHCFFSPTGDDCPEVY; via the coding sequence ATGGCTGTTATTAAAGCCAACTCAGAGGACGTCAAGCTGCTGGCTAGGCTGCTGAGGGCGGAGGCTGAAGGTGACGGCGAACAGGGTATGTTGCTTGTAGGCAATGTAGGTGTGAACCGGGTACTGGTGGATTGTCTGGACTTCAAAGATATTCGTGACATCAACCGCATGGTATTCCAGAACCCCGGAGGCTTCGAGTCAACACAGAAGGGGTACTTCTACCAACGGGCGAGACAATCCGAGATTCGTCTGGCACAACGTGTAATTAATGGAGAACGGTTTTGGCCAGCCAGCAATTCGTTGTGGTTTTTCCGACCTGTGGGCGACTGTCCGGATACGTGGTATAACCAGCAAAATACAGGACGTTTCAAAGCACATTGTTTCTTCAGTCCGACAGGCGATGACTGTCCGGAAGTATATTAA
- the gerQ gene encoding spore coat protein GerQ, which produces MPSTSPTPGMVSPSSTSVPPLVSSGSPMTPTGAVITTTAPQFEQSYIENILRLNLGKFGTFYMTYEGNKEWNARIFQGIIEAAGRDHIIISDPKTGRRIMLLMVNFDYATFDEPLLYQYPGVVGNYPQAPSRF; this is translated from the coding sequence ATGCCTAGCACATCACCAACACCAGGGATGGTATCGCCGAGCTCAACTAGTGTACCTCCGCTCGTGTCCAGTGGAAGCCCAATGACACCGACGGGTGCAGTGATCACGACAACAGCTCCACAGTTTGAGCAATCATACATTGAGAATATTTTGCGACTGAACCTTGGCAAATTCGGTACGTTCTACATGACATATGAAGGCAACAAAGAATGGAATGCTCGCATATTCCAAGGTATTATTGAAGCAGCGGGCCGTGACCATATCATTATCAGCGACCCGAAGACAGGAAGACGGATCATGCTGTTGATGGTCAACTTCGACTATGCTACATTTGATGAGCCATTGTTGTATCAATATCCGGGCGTGGTAGGTAACTACCCACAAGCTCCAAGCAGATTTTAA
- a CDS encoding sigma-70 family RNA polymerase sigma factor — protein MKSWIEGAMKGEPEAYAQLMSQYRGMALAVAYNRLGDTFWAEDVVQEAFTEAFGNLSKLEDSEAFPGWFKVIVERQCYRWLRRKQHTLIPVQELEHVSPERDQTHNPEKQAVQNEMHRTLRDSIAILPSSMRIAVELFYLEGYSLKEISDFLGVKVPALKKRLFDARSKLKRSMPVRDLVSVFSDLYEGGKGLLHIMNGDHAANRLRESGIEGDILVWRELYTFGPVVQDMYDATERKNRASVLELQLGIPQTEYLQIEELERKLHSFQQYKEIVLWFEYDLYDQTMLSYLLHYFKGQALQHTKLNLLCIDSYPEIEHFRGLGQLTSTQMERLSGSWHVINTDELQVGAHFWEAYTSSDIRHHLDYMQTDTSALPFAKAAFKAHLSRLPSVSNGLGLIEQTTLETISAGVDHPYPLFREVGDKLHILGMGDLEYWAHLKRMTEGPHALLQMTGATTFPNFTQHDETFRDGVLSLTELGTQVLNGEADWALLKQDEFWIGGLHNASGEQARWRWDPASGTIVDRESTS, from the coding sequence TTGAAGTCTTGGATTGAAGGAGCGATGAAGGGGGAACCCGAAGCTTACGCACAACTGATGTCTCAATATCGCGGGATGGCTCTTGCTGTTGCCTACAATCGTTTGGGAGACACATTTTGGGCTGAAGATGTTGTACAGGAGGCATTTACAGAGGCCTTCGGCAATCTGTCCAAGCTGGAGGATTCGGAGGCTTTTCCCGGATGGTTCAAAGTGATCGTGGAGAGACAATGTTATCGCTGGCTGCGACGCAAGCAGCATACCCTGATTCCCGTTCAGGAGCTGGAACATGTCTCCCCCGAAAGGGATCAGACGCACAATCCGGAAAAACAAGCGGTGCAAAACGAGATGCATCGTACGCTGCGTGATTCTATTGCTATACTGCCATCATCGATGCGGATAGCTGTCGAACTGTTTTATTTGGAAGGATACTCGCTCAAGGAAATATCGGATTTCCTCGGGGTCAAGGTACCTGCATTAAAGAAAAGACTGTTCGATGCCCGATCCAAACTTAAGCGCTCAATGCCAGTAAGGGACCTGGTTTCGGTGTTCAGTGACTTATATGAAGGAGGAAAAGGATTGTTACACATTATGAATGGGGATCACGCTGCCAATCGTTTAAGAGAGAGTGGAATCGAGGGAGATATCCTCGTATGGAGAGAATTGTACACGTTTGGACCGGTAGTCCAAGATATGTATGATGCGACGGAGCGGAAAAATAGGGCATCCGTATTGGAACTTCAGTTAGGCATTCCACAGACGGAATATTTGCAGATTGAGGAGCTTGAACGCAAGCTGCATTCGTTTCAACAATATAAGGAAATTGTCCTATGGTTTGAATACGACCTCTATGATCAGACGATGTTATCGTACCTGTTACATTATTTCAAAGGACAAGCGCTCCAGCATACGAAACTGAATCTGCTCTGTATTGACTCGTATCCAGAGATCGAGCACTTTAGAGGACTGGGACAGCTTACCTCCACACAGATGGAGCGGCTGTCCGGCAGCTGGCATGTGATTAACACGGACGAGCTGCAAGTCGGTGCACATTTCTGGGAAGCCTATACGTCCAGTGATATCCGGCATCATCTGGATTACATGCAGACGGACACCTCTGCGCTCCCCTTTGCAAAAGCTGCCTTCAAGGCACATTTGTCCCGTTTGCCATCTGTATCGAACGGTCTAGGGCTCATTGAGCAGACAACACTGGAGACCATAAGTGCAGGTGTGGATCATCCATATCCATTATTTCGCGAGGTAGGAGACAAGCTGCATATTCTTGGGATGGGTGATCTTGAATACTGGGCACATCTGAAGCGAATGACAGAAGGACCTCATGCGCTGCTTCAGATGACCGGTGCAACAACATTCCCTAATTTCACGCAGCATGACGAAACATTCCGTGACGGCGTCCTGTCGCTAACGGAACTTGGAACTCAGGTGTTGAATGGAGAAGCCGATTGGGCGCTGTTGAAGCAAGACGAGTTCTGGATCGGTGGATTGCATAACGCAAGCGGGGAACAGGCCAGATGGCGCTGGGATCCTGCTTCTGGAACTATAGTAGACAGGGAGTCGACATCGTAA
- a CDS encoding sigma-70 family RNA polymerase sigma factor: MANRLQLLLASDFHNLGSALQEEVYYEYYNMVHGLIVYIIKERAAAEDIIQEAFIKIIKNKPIFEDEVKLKAWLKVVTRNTAINYLRKNKNNRNQLDTDSVFIDIETMNQTAASVESMVETQMMEESIEYYLGQLKPEYRVLVELRWKKVSPTERWLNCWIPPKTL; this comes from the coding sequence ATGGCCAATCGGCTCCAGTTATTGCTCGCCTCAGATTTCCATAATTTAGGCTCTGCACTTCAGGAAGAAGTGTATTATGAATATTATAATATGGTACATGGTCTTATCGTTTATATTATCAAGGAGCGTGCTGCAGCAGAAGATATTATTCAGGAAGCTTTTATCAAAATTATAAAAAACAAACCGATTTTCGAAGACGAGGTCAAACTGAAAGCCTGGCTCAAGGTCGTCACGCGGAACACCGCTATCAATTATCTGAGAAAAAATAAAAATAACCGTAACCAATTGGATACGGATAGTGTTTTTATAGATATAGAGACGATGAATCAGACAGCTGCTTCCGTGGAAAGCATGGTAGAGACGCAGATGATGGAAGAATCTATTGAATATTATCTCGGACAGCTCAAACCGGAGTATCGTGTCCTGGTGGAGTTACGGTGGAAAAAGGTCTCTCCTACCGAGAGATGGCTGAACTGCTGGATACCTCCGAAGACATTGTGA
- a CDS encoding aminopeptidase, translating to MSTFETNLQQYAELAVQVGVNIHPGQTLVVNAPISAAHFVRLIVKAAYGKGAKLVKVNWSDETVTRLHYDLAPDEAFSIEPKWFAAEMTELVEEGAAVLHVIAENPDLLNGVAQERIITSQKVRGKALEKYRSYQMADKFSWSIVAVPSPEWAAKVFPDLPEAQQVDRLWDVIFKTVRIGEQDAVAEWKTHLHNLDSRADLLNNKKYKKLHYTAPGTDLTIELPEGHIWVSGGSVNEQGHVFIANMPTEEVFTAPLKTGVNGTVRSTKPLSYGGNLIDGFSLTFENGRIVDYTAEQGLDALKNLIEMDEGAHYLGEVALVPHQSPISDTNILFYNTLFDENASNHLAIGNAYAFCLEGGKTMSKEELIERGMNSSLTHVDFMIGSGEMNIHGVTSEGTEEPIFLQGNWAF from the coding sequence ATGAGTACTTTCGAAACAAATCTGCAGCAATATGCTGAACTGGCTGTACAAGTCGGTGTTAATATCCACCCTGGACAGACACTTGTGGTTAACGCGCCAATCTCTGCAGCCCATTTTGTACGACTGATTGTCAAAGCAGCTTACGGTAAAGGTGCCAAATTGGTCAAAGTAAACTGGAGCGATGAGACTGTTACACGTCTTCATTATGATCTTGCACCTGATGAAGCCTTCTCCATTGAACCGAAATGGTTTGCAGCTGAAATGACTGAACTCGTTGAAGAAGGCGCGGCTGTACTGCACGTTATCGCTGAGAACCCGGATTTGCTGAACGGTGTAGCTCAGGAACGCATTATTACGAGCCAAAAAGTGCGCGGCAAAGCGCTCGAAAAATATCGTTCTTATCAAATGGCTGACAAATTCAGCTGGTCTATCGTAGCCGTTCCGTCTCCGGAATGGGCAGCCAAAGTATTCCCGGACCTGCCGGAAGCACAACAAGTGGACCGCCTGTGGGATGTTATTTTCAAAACAGTTCGAATCGGTGAACAGGACGCTGTTGCCGAATGGAAAACCCATTTGCACAATCTCGATTCCCGCGCGGATCTGCTGAACAACAAGAAATACAAGAAGCTTCATTATACAGCTCCGGGCACAGACCTGACTATCGAACTTCCGGAAGGCCATATCTGGGTATCCGGTGGAAGTGTGAATGAGCAAGGACATGTCTTTATTGCCAATATGCCTACGGAAGAAGTATTTACGGCTCCTCTGAAAACAGGTGTTAACGGCACCGTTCGCAGCACGAAACCACTCAGCTACGGCGGCAACCTGATTGACGGATTCTCCCTTACATTTGAGAACGGCCGAATCGTAGATTACACTGCTGAACAGGGACTGGATGCACTGAAAAACCTGATCGAGATGGATGAAGGTGCACACTATCTGGGTGAAGTAGCCCTCGTTCCTCATCAGTCACCAATTTCGGATACGAATATTTTGTTCTACAATACGTTGTTTGATGAGAATGCCTCCAACCATTTGGCGATCGGTAATGCCTATGCCTTCTGTCTGGAAGGTGGTAAAACGATGTCCAAAGAAGAGCTGATTGAACGTGGCATGAACTCCAGTCTCACTCATGTGGACTTCATGATCGGATCTGGAGAAATGAACATCCACGGCGTAACCTCAGAAGGCACGGAAGAGCCGATCTTCCTGCAAGGAAACTGGGCATTCTAA
- a CDS encoding MBL fold metallo-hydrolase translates to MTSDNLITEGLTGLEEVAPDILSLRTLFVNVVFIGETGSRNWVLVDTGMASFTDHIVQVATERFQGPPSAIILTHGHFDHVGTVIELEQFWGVPVYAHPLEIPYLTGLKDYPPADPSVGGGLMSRLSFAYPNEAINLDDRIFSLPTDHSVPGVAGWEWVHTPGHTPGHVSLFREADRLLIAGDAIITVKQESLWSVLLQDKQLHGPPSYFTTDWQAAHQSVQHIRHLEPKLAITGHGHALSGDMLAESLKRLDIDFEEKTVPDHGKYVD, encoded by the coding sequence ATGACATCTGACAATCTGATTACAGAAGGATTGACGGGACTTGAAGAAGTTGCACCCGATATTCTTAGTCTGCGTACACTATTTGTTAATGTCGTGTTCATCGGAGAGACAGGAAGCAGGAACTGGGTCCTCGTGGACACCGGAATGGCGAGCTTCACAGATCATATTGTTCAGGTTGCAACAGAACGATTTCAGGGTCCGCCTTCTGCGATCATCTTGACGCACGGTCACTTCGACCATGTAGGAACCGTTATTGAGCTGGAACAATTCTGGGGTGTGCCCGTGTATGCTCATCCGCTTGAAATTCCGTATTTAACGGGATTGAAAGATTACCCGCCAGCGGACCCTTCTGTAGGTGGAGGTTTAATGTCCAGGTTGTCTTTCGCTTATCCCAATGAGGCAATCAATCTGGATGATCGGATATTCAGTTTACCCACAGATCATTCTGTTCCAGGTGTGGCCGGATGGGAGTGGGTGCACACACCAGGTCATACGCCTGGGCATGTATCGCTGTTTCGGGAAGCAGACCGTTTGTTAATTGCAGGAGACGCGATCATCACAGTGAAGCAGGAATCGCTATGGAGTGTGTTGCTTCAGGACAAACAGTTGCATGGCCCGCCTTCCTATTTCACGACCGATTGGCAGGCTGCTCATCAATCCGTCCAGCATATAAGGCATCTGGAGCCAAAACTTGCAATTACCGGGCATGGGCATGCCTTGAGCGGAGATATGCTGGCCGAATCCCTGAAACGGCTTGATATCGACTTTGAAGAGAAGACTGTACCGGATCACGGCAAATATGTGGATTAA
- a CDS encoding aldose 1-epimerase, with product MTQQNAAFEEQFGGIPAIWLRFNQFEAAVIPSVGANLVAFRDTEKGFRYLREPNQDQMDEFMAAPAVYGIPILSPPNRYEDGRFPWNGKVYQLPVNEPATSNHLHGFLHDAEWKVEGYGSDQLESYVLLSQDVKEGHPFYQYLPFTFTVTLRYALSSQGLQQQLIVRNNGQEYMPNLFAFHTAIAVPFAPDSQASDYTAKVTIGQRRELNERSLPTGQFQPLTPEEEQLKKDGVSPFFAAMDNHYTAEPQNGRNYMELTDHRTGDKLVYDVGTSYKHWMIWNNNMGGEFFCPEPQMNLVNAPNVEGIPAEDIGLVGLEPGELFEQSSRLYPIASHK from the coding sequence ATGACACAACAAAATGCAGCATTTGAAGAACAATTTGGAGGGATACCGGCCATTTGGCTTCGTTTTAATCAGTTTGAAGCGGCAGTTATTCCAAGCGTGGGTGCCAACCTTGTTGCTTTTCGTGATACTGAAAAGGGTTTCCGTTATTTGAGAGAGCCGAATCAGGATCAGATGGATGAGTTTATGGCTGCACCTGCGGTCTATGGAATTCCGATTCTATCTCCACCGAACCGTTATGAGGATGGACGTTTCCCCTGGAATGGTAAAGTCTATCAGTTACCCGTGAACGAACCGGCTACAAGTAATCATCTGCATGGATTTTTGCATGATGCCGAGTGGAAGGTCGAGGGGTACGGTTCTGATCAGCTGGAGAGCTATGTGTTGCTTAGCCAGGACGTGAAAGAAGGACATCCATTCTATCAATACCTGCCGTTTACGTTTACAGTGACGCTTCGTTACGCTTTGAGCAGCCAAGGACTTCAGCAACAATTGATTGTTCGCAATAACGGGCAAGAATACATGCCTAATCTGTTTGCATTCCACACGGCCATTGCTGTACCTTTTGCACCGGACAGTCAAGCCTCGGATTACACGGCCAAAGTTACGATTGGACAACGACGTGAATTGAATGAGCGTTCACTGCCAACGGGACAATTTCAACCGCTTACACCTGAGGAAGAACAACTGAAGAAAGACGGGGTTAGTCCGTTCTTTGCTGCCATGGATAATCATTACACTGCGGAACCGCAAAATGGACGTAATTATATGGAGCTTACGGACCACCGTACTGGAGACAAACTGGTATATGATGTGGGTACATCCTATAAGCACTGGATGATCTGGAACAATAATATGGGCGGCGAATTCTTCTGTCCTGAACCACAGATGAACCTGGTGAACGCTCCGAATGTTGAAGGCATCCCGGCAGAAGATATCGGCTTGGTCGGTCTTGAACCGGGAGAACTATTTGAACAGAGCAGCCGATTGTATCCAATCGCGTCACATAAATAA
- a CDS encoding CHASE3 domain-containing protein, whose protein sequence is MSKTRRFTIRSKILLGYLVVVLLFGAVLIVLTAQINVLQKENDFISHHDLEVHNLTNAIEKNVLNMETGQRGFMITGNESYLEPYSQGLSQWSSNYDQLNALISDNPSQQQSLQSIKAHITRWIEIAGSRWWS, encoded by the coding sequence TTGTCAAAAACGAGAAGATTTACGATACGCTCCAAAATTTTATTGGGCTATCTTGTGGTTGTGCTGTTGTTTGGAGCTGTTCTTATAGTTCTTACGGCCCAAATTAATGTGTTACAGAAGGAAAATGATTTTATCTCTCATCATGATCTGGAAGTACATAATCTGACTAACGCGATTGAAAAAAATGTCTTGAACATGGAGACAGGACAGCGTGGATTCATGATTACAGGCAATGAGAGTTACTTGGAGCCTTATTCGCAAGGTCTGTCCCAGTGGAGTTCCAATTATGACCAGTTGAATGCTCTCATCAGCGACAATCCTTCACAGCAGCAAAGTTTGCAAAGCATCAAAGCCCATATTACACGCTGGATTGAGATTGCCGGGAGCCGTTGGTGGAGTTGA
- a CDS encoding HAMP domain-containing protein, protein MKKQGDQAKVVAFFQSDPGKTEIDLIRSQLTNFRNTEIALTEARVTELAKRSSTLLTIMYTLWGIIAALSIAAALVISGNIVKTLRDVMQTISDISKGGNLKQRIQVRTHDELGT, encoded by the coding sequence TTGAAAAAGCAAGGGGATCAAGCCAAAGTTGTTGCATTCTTTCAATCGGATCCGGGCAAAACTGAAATTGATCTAATTCGCTCCCAGCTTACCAATTTCCGTAACACAGAGATCGCTCTGACGGAGGCGAGGGTCACTGAACTTGCCAAACGCAGTTCCACACTGCTGACGATTATGTATACGCTGTGGGGGATTATTGCGGCGTTATCGATTGCAGCGGCTCTTGTGATATCAGGCAATATCGTCAAAACGTTGCGAGATGTTATGCAGACGATCAGTGATATCTCCAAAGGCGGAAACCTGAAGCAGCGAATTCAGGTGCGGACCCATGATGAATTGGGGACCTAG